A single region of the Neodiprion pinetum isolate iyNeoPine1 chromosome 5, iyNeoPine1.2, whole genome shotgun sequence genome encodes:
- the LOC124219388 gene encoding probable multidrug resistance-associated protein lethal(2)03659 isoform X5 codes for MGRDHWYSCGFHRCSFTMLQTALKTDERVQLMDEIVSGVQVIKMYAWEKPFCALIELARKLELRVVTKTSYLRGIYMSFNLFTTRMALWGTMIAMVFFDQELTADTIFVISAYFNILAQTMSSMFVRGVAETAECMVAVRRLQYFLMYDEFQKVIGHTKYSSENNIIRGSMQSVNQAPKSDLPYIDDELTDKSAVPDDYSREKANGVAILASDVLKDTVDLVNEKSKSVMDNKIALNKEQWAIKLTNVTAKWEPYSPENTLDSVNLQFDKGKLYAVIGMVGAGKSSLLSVLLGELPLSETKEFSDVIVKGSLSYAGQDAWVFGATVRQNIIFGQPYERQRYHRVTKACALLSDFEQFSQGDLTIVGDRGSSLSGGQRARINLARAVYRQADIYLLDDPLSAVDAHVGKHLFEECIQRYLAGKTRILVTHQLQYLQGVDAIILLNQGRAEIFSNYHELLASYPDYEALVGTMGEGDGTASERGLPSEKGMRRQYSSTSHRSQTPDASGSIDTDMEDEEEDSEGLDTVEGTSRGTIQGSVFLKYFQAGGSLFIAFIVAVLFIAAQVAASLNDKFVSYWVDKEESRRMISLSSHESLDINDTGEGTNTTNLLQLSRDTQILLSTETYMYIYTGILVALFVAAIGRSMLFYKLCMWSSQSLHDRMFGSLIRTSMRFFDTNPSGRILNRFSKDMGAIDELLPKALLDAGQVIMLMIGSLIVASTVNAMFLIPVVIMGAIFAWIRKIYLRTSKNVKRLEGITRSPVFTHLNATLNGLNTIRAYGAQDILKYEFDKHQDLHTSSWYMFITTSTAFGFSLDFFCLIFITLVTFSFILIKGNFSGSQVGLAITQAMALTGVIQWGMRQSAEVANQLMSVERVIEYTQLAPEPNLRDKGITKKRKAKSMSQPPPPPPQDWPSYGCIRLIDVYMRYVEDEAPVLKGLNLVIRPGEKVGIVGRTGAGKSSLISALFRLAKIEGSMQIDDIDTGSICLEDLRARISIIPQDPVLFSGTLRRNLDPFEEFPDRLLWEALDEVELKDAITTGANGLDSRVLKGGSNYSVGQRQLVCLARAILRNNRILMLDEATANVDPHTDALIQRTIRTKFASCTVLTVAHRLNTIMDSDKVLLMDRGRMAEYDHPYLLLQNEYGHFSSMVKETGRAMYEQLAKIAEQSYKAK; via the exons ATGGGCAGGGATCATTGGTATAGCTGCGGTTTTCATCGTTGTTCCTTTACAAT GCTTCAAACAGCGCTGAAAACGGACGAAAGAGTTCAGCTGATGGATGAGATCGTATCTGGGGTTCAGGTGATAAAAATGTATGCCTGGGAAAAGCCGTTTTGCGCATTAATAGAATTGGCCAGAAAGCTTGAATTGCGAGTTGTCACCAAAACTTCATATCTTCGTGGAATCTACATGTCGTTCAATCTTTTCACCACGAGAATGGCATTGTGGGGCACCATGATTGCAATGGTCTTTTTTGACCAAGAGCTAACCGCAGACacaattttcgttatttccGCTTATTTCAACATCTTGGCCCAGACAATGTCCAGCATGTTTGTCCGAGGTGTCGCTGAGACAGCCGAATGTATGGTAGCCGTGCGACGACTTCAGTACTTCCTCATGTATGACGAGTTTCAAAAAGTTATCGGGCACACCAAATATTCttctgaaaataatatcattcGTGGATCTATGCAGAGCGTTAATCAGGCTCCAAAATCCGATCTTCCGTACATTGACGATGAATTGACCGATAAAAGTGCAGTTCCTGACGATTATTCTAGAGAAAAAGCAAACGGAGTGGCAATACTTGCCAGCGACGTGCTGAAGGATACCGTCGATCTTGTCAATG AAAAATCTAAAAGCGTGATGGACAACAAGATAGCATTGAACAAGGAGCAGTGGGCAATAAAGTTGACCAACGTTACCGCAAAGTGGGAACCCTATAGTCCTGAGAACACGTTGGACAGCGTCAACCTGCAGTTTGACAAAGGGAAACTGTACGCTGTGATCGGAATGGTGGGAGCTGGGAAAAGTTCGCTACTATCAGTGTTACTGGGTGAGTTACCTCTCTCAGAGACCAAGGAGTTCAGTGACGTCATAGTGAAAGGTAGCCTGAGCTACGCAGGGCAAGATGCCTGGGTATTTGGTGCTACCGTTCGTCAAAATATCATCTTTGGTCAGCCGTACGAACGTCAGCGTTATCACAGAGTGACAAAAGCCTGCGCCCTTCTCAGCGATTTCGAACAGTTTTCTCAGGGTGATTTAACCATCGTCGGAGACCGTGGTAGTTCTCTTTCGGGCGGGCAACGCGCAAGAATCAACTTGGCCAGAGCAGTCTACAGGCAGGCTGATATTTACCTCCTCGACGATCCACTGAGCGCG GTAGACGCGCACGTGGGTAAGCATCTTTTCGAGGAGTGTATTCAACGCTACCTCGCAGGTAAGACAAGGATACTTGTAACGCACCAGCTGCAGTACTTACAGGGGGTTGATGCTATCATCTTGTTGAATCAGGGAAGagcagaaatattttctaactATCACGAATTATTGGCATCATATCCCGACTACGAAGCACTTGTCGGTACCATGGGTGAGGGGGATGGAACTGCCAGCGAACGAGGCTTACCTAGTGAAAAGGGTATGCGTCGTCAGTATTCTAGCACGAGTCATCGA AGTCAAACACCTGATGCCAGCGGCAGCATTGACACAGATATGGAAGATGAGGAGGAAGACAGCGAAGGCCTAGATACGGTAGAGGGGACCTCTCGTGGCACCATTCAAGGCTCCGTTTTTCTTAAATACTTTCAAGCTGGTGGTAGTTTGTTCATCGCCTTCATTGTCGCGGTGCTGTTTATCGCCGCTCAAGTTGCAGCCAGTCTTAATGACAAGTTCGTTTCCTACTG GGTCGATAAGGAAGAATCTCGTAGAATGATTTCACTCTCTTCTCATGAAAGCCTCGACATAAACGATACCGGCGAAGGAACAAACACTACGAATTTACTTCAGCTGTCTAGAGACACGCAGATCTTGTTATCGACGGAaacgtatatgtacatatatacgggGATATTGGTTGCCTTGTTTGTAGCCGCAATCGGCAGGTCTATGCTTTTCTACAAGTTGTGCATGTGGAGCAGTCAATCTCTCCATGATCGAATGTTTGGGAGCTTGATAAGAACGAGTATGCGGTTCTTTGACACAAATCCCAGTGGCCGGATCCTGAATCGCTTCTCAAAGGATATGGGAGCTATAGACGAGTTACTGCCCAAAGCACTTCTGGATGCTGGTCAGGTCATAATGTTGATGATTGGTTCGCTGATTGTTGCTTCTACCGTTAACGCCATGTTCCTTATTCCGGTGGTTATCATGGGTGCTATTTTCGCCTGGATACGCAAGATCTACTTAAGAACCAGTAAAAACGTGAAACGACTGGAAGGAATCA CACGATCCCCAGTATTCACTCATCTGAATGCAACCCTTAATGGCCTAAATACAATCAGGGCTTACGGGGCGCAGGACATACTTAAATACGAGTTTGACAAACATCAAGATCTGCACACCTCATCGTGGTATATGTTCATCACAACCAGCACGGCTTTCGGCTTCTCACTCGATTTCTTCTGCCTGATTTTCATAACTCTGGTTACATTCAGCTTCATACTTATCAAAGGCA ATTTTTCGGGGAGTCAGGTCGGTTTGGCGATAACACAGGCAATGGCGCTAACCGGAGTCATTCAGTGGGGAATGCGTCAGAGTGCAGAAGTGGCCAATCAGCTGATGTCTGTTGAGAGGGTAATTGAATACACTCAGCTGGCACCAGAGCCCAATCTGAGGGACAAGGGTATCACCAAAAAACGTAAAGCGAAATCAATGTCCCAGCCGCCACCCCCGCCACCCCAGGATTGGCCGAGTTACGGTTGCATTCGACTCATCGATGTATATATGCGATACGTTGAGGACGAGGCCCCAGTGCTCAAAGGATTGAATCTCGTTATTCGCCCTGGTGAAAAG GTCGGTATAGTCGGGCGAACTGGAGCGGGCAAGTCCTCGTTGATTTCAGCATTATTCCGCTTGGCAAAGATCGAAGGATCCATGCAAATTGACGACATAGACACAGGGTCCATCTGCCTAGAGGATTTGCGTGCACGGATATCCATCATTCCTCAGGATCCAGTTTTGTTTTCAGGAACACTGCGGCGGAATCTTGATCCATTTGAAGAGTTTCCGGATCGACTATTGTGGGAGGCTTTAGACGAG GTGGAGCTCAAGGATGCTATAACGACTGGTGCTAACGGACTTGACTCCCGGGTTTTGAAGGGAGGCAGCAACTACAGCGTCGGTCAGCGGCAACTGGTCTGCCTGGCTAGGGCAATACTGCGGAACAATCGAATACTTATGCTAGACGAGGCCACTGCCAATGTCGATCCTCACACCGACGCCCTCATCCAGCGTACCATAAGAACCAAGTTCGCGTCTTGCACGGTACTCACTGTCGCTCATCGCTTAAACACCATCATGGATAGCGACAAGGTCCTTCTAATGGACCGTGGCCGAATGGCG GAATACGACCACCCGTACTTACTTCTGCAGAACGAATATGGACACTTCAGCTCCATGGTGAAAGAAACCGGTCGCGCGATGTACGAGCAACTAGCCAAGATTGCCGAACAGTCTTATAAAGCTAAGTAA